From the genome of Miscanthus floridulus cultivar M001 chromosome 10, ASM1932011v1, whole genome shotgun sequence, one region includes:
- the LOC136484800 gene encoding uncharacterized protein, whose protein sequence is MASSDKETPGRSSRTAMDPVTFTAGEALDEKRQRTTASINNTAAVAVPWAFILADILGVVLRFLPCLADRSAVRSVCRHWRAAAQGHSLPPPLPLLVLPRLRFFSFSTQGAVVAMRRVWMPEEVATGHVGCVGSSEGWLLVARPCEDAAGCERFLVNALSHNVVRLPRLHAPYCTTSGEHPWTANDDPKLYSRSLDHVVLSAPPGSATKCIVAGFSCRRPVPGLSDWRGLPGITLWQPGMKTWYVYQSRWVNWLSDLVFHQGKLYMLRRYWHTFQSPLLFAFTLGEDEHGVNVSGLEHRVTMPPFPRPGPANWAARCNLVQWRGRLVVIIRYVDSYISFSHTEKVDVFALDLSIDPCGVTEIRSFDGDCVFVDLCRCTSFPAGSYEGVQGDSIYFIDKYKKGDEPSYVTTVYNMRDGTVKPFTAELLSGNPAEDNLASPVWMIPPE, encoded by the exons ATGGCTTCATCGGATAAAGAAACCCCGGGGCGCAGCTCCCGTACGGCGATGGATCCCGTCACCTTCACCGCCG GAGAAGCGCTCGACGAAAAGCGGCAAAGGACGACGGCAAGCATCAACAACACAGCGGCTGTGGCGGTGCCGTGGGCGTTCATTCTGGCGGACATTCTGGGCGTTGTACTCCGCTTCCTGCCCTGCCTCGCCGACCGCTCTGCCGTGCGCTCCGTGTGCCGGCACTGGCGTGCCGCCGCGCAGGGGCACAGCCTGCCGCCGCCGCTACCGCTCCTCGTGCTCCCCAGGCTCAGGTTCTTCAGCTTTTCCACCCAGGGGGCAGTCGTCGCTATGCGCCGCGTGTGGATGCCTGAGGAGGTGGCCACCGGCCATGTCGGCTGCGTGGGATCTTCCGAAGGATGGCTTCTTGTGGCGAGACCCTGCGAAGATGCCGCCGGCTGCGAGCGCTTCCTGGTGAACGCGCTCTCTCATAATGTCGTCCGTCTGCCCCGTCTGCATGCTCCCTACTGCACCACCTCTGGTGAGCACCCCTGGACTGCCAACGATGACCCCAAGCTGTATTCAAGGTCACTCGACCACGTTGTGCTATCTGCTCCGCCTGGCTCGGCGACGAAGTGCATAGTGGCTGGCTTCTCCTGCCGCAGGCCTGTGCCCGGGCTCTCAGACTGGCGTGGCTTGCCTGGGATTACGCTGTGGCAGCCTGGGATGAAGACATGGTACGTCTACCAATCTCGCTGGGTTAACTGGTTGAGTGACCTTGTGTTCCACCAGGGGAAACTCTACATGCTCCGCAGGTACTGGCACACCTTCCAATCACCATTGCTCTTCGCTTTTACACTCGGGGAAGATGAACATGGGGTCAATGTCTCTGGCCTTGAGCATCGAGTGACTATGCCGCCGTTCCCCCGTCCCGGCCCTGCGAACTGGGCAGCGAGGTGCAACTTGGTGCAATGGCGTGGCCGGCTGGTGGTGATAATAAGATATGTGGATTCTTACATATCGTTCTCCCATACTGAGAAGGTTGATGTGTTTGCCTTGGACCTCAGCATAGACCCTTGTGGTGTCACTGAGATCCGCAGCTTCGATGGCGATTGTGTCTTTGTCGATCTATGCCGCTGCACTTCCTTTCCTGCCGGCTCGTATGAGGGTGTCCAAGGTGACTCTATCTACTTTATCGATAAGTATAAGAAGGGCGACGAGCCTAGTTATGTGACAACTGTGTACAACATGAGAGATGGTACAGTGAAGCCCTTCACTGCTGAGTTATTGTCGGGTAACCCAGCAGAGGACAATCTCGCGAGCCCAGTGTGGATGATCCCTCCCGAATGA